A genomic segment from Candidatus Poribacteria bacterium encodes:
- a CDS encoding WD40 repeat domain-containing protein, whose product MTNHKYFIISIGLLLIFTLGYQDVNAQQLPFGAKARLGSNKGEISDVAFTPDGTQIAVASSVGIWLYDAATGTETALEPATPFGVSAIAFSPDGKTLATGSEEGAIWLRRIDTGAIRHFSPLHTRKISSVAFSLDGKTLASGSFDKTIGLWDTETGKLRSHLSGHTEDVNIVAFSPNGKVLASGSSDRTVRLWNPETGELRKTFSRHDNINNIITELAFSPDGKTIASGGTEWPTLYVWDIKTGEVQVEHHSHNWSVDALAFSPDGTKLAIGGDSDAVEWITPTDVLPTDHPGWVTALAFSADGKTLTTITRDGTIRFWDITNGEQRFPAIAHKSVGTALAFSPDSRTLATGNADDTILLWDIEREKAETIRHESMRALTALAFSPDGTTLANGNANDTIHLWDMRTGKALLIRREDMKAPTTLAFSSDGTTLASAGLSQRIWWWDVRSGEVLGAVRIIDEVPSEMVAFSPDGTIRASVDRNNVVRLWDTINGKLLSTFIGDERNVRAIAFSPDGSLFASGGWGAFSLWDVLRHRRIATSAGDHHLIRTLAFSIGGETLVSGCIAGKVQLWEVATAAHLTTLIDDTEPVNVVAFSPDGKVLASWSAGGAILLWDWDKIRPDQ is encoded by the coding sequence GTGACGAACCATAAATATTTCATCATAAGCATCGGTCTACTACTCATATTCACCTTAGGGTACCAAGATGTTAATGCACAACAACTACCTTTCGGTGCCAAAGCCCGACTCGGTAGCAATAAAGGCGAGATAAGCGACGTAGCGTTCACACCAGACGGCACGCAAATCGCAGTTGCAAGTAGCGTCGGTATTTGGCTATATGATGCTGCTACGGGTACTGAAACCGCCTTGGAACCCGCAACGCCGTTTGGGGTTTCTGCGATTGCCTTCTCACCCGATGGCAAGACGCTTGCAACAGGCAGTGAGGAAGGCGCGATTTGGTTACGGCGTATAGATACAGGCGCAATTAGGCATTTTTCTCCTTTGCATACGCGAAAAATTTCTTCAGTTGCGTTTTCATTGGACGGTAAGACGCTCGCCAGCGGAAGTTTTGATAAGACGATTGGGTTATGGGATACAGAGACCGGTAAACTTCGTAGCCACCTCAGCGGACATACAGAGGATGTCAACATCGTTGCGTTTTCACCGAATGGCAAAGTGCTTGCCAGCGGGAGTTCAGACAGGACGGTGCGTTTGTGGAATCCGGAAACAGGTGAATTGCGGAAAACCTTCTCTCGGCATGATAACATTAATAATATTATTACTGAATTAGCGTTTTCACCGGATGGCAAAACGATTGCCAGTGGCGGGACTGAGTGGCCAACGCTTTATGTATGGGATATAAAAACCGGTGAAGTGCAGGTGGAGCATCATTCACATAACTGGTCAGTTGACGCTTTAGCATTCTCACCAGATGGGACAAAACTCGCTATAGGCGGAGATTCAGATGCAGTTGAATGGATAACTCCAACAGATGTATTGCCGACAGATCATCCGGGGTGGGTGACTGCACTGGCATTCTCAGCAGACGGCAAAACGCTTACGACAATAACGCGAGATGGCACAATCCGATTTTGGGACATAACGAACGGTGAACAACGCTTTCCCGCCATAGCCCATAAAAGCGTTGGAACCGCGTTGGCGTTTTCACCGGACAGTCGGACGCTTGCCACGGGGAACGCCGATGATACAATCCTTCTGTGGGATATTGAGAGAGAAAAGGCAGAAACGATCCGTCATGAAAGTATGAGGGCTTTGACAGCATTGGCATTTTCACCCGATGGTACCACACTCGCGAATGGGAACGCTAACGATACAATCCATTTGTGGGATATGAGGACAGGCAAGGCGTTGTTGATTCGCCGTGAGGACATGAAAGCCCCGACGACCTTGGCGTTTTCATCAGATGGCACCACACTCGCCAGCGCAGGATTGTCTCAGAGAATTTGGTGGTGGGATGTCCGAAGCGGCGAGGTACTCGGAGCTGTTAGAATAATTGATGAAGTACCCTCTGAAATGGTTGCATTTTCGCCAGATGGTACAATCCGCGCAAGTGTGGACCGGAATAACGTAGTCCGCCTGTGGGATACGATTAATGGCAAATTATTATCCACTTTCATTGGTGATGAACGCAATGTGAGGGCAATCGCGTTTTCACCCGATGGCAGTCTATTCGCGAGTGGTGGATGGGGTGCGTTTTCACTGTGGGATGTGCTTCGGCACCGAAGAATCGCGACTTCCGCAGGAGACCATCATTTAATACGGACCTTGGCATTTTCGATTGGTGGGGAGACACTGGTAAGTGGATGTATTGCTGGCAAAGTCCAGTTATGGGAGGTCGCCACTGCTGCTCACCTTACAACGCTCATAGATGATACCGAGCCAGTGAATGTGGTTGCGTTTTCACCAGATGGCAAGGTGCTTGCCAGTTGGAGTGCTGGGGGCGCAATTCTGCTATGGGATTGGGATAAGATCCGTCCAGATCAATAA